In Synechococcus sp. Nb3U1, one DNA window encodes the following:
- a CDS encoding CmpA/NrtA family ABC transporter substrate-binding protein, producing MSSRRNFLLSAGAATVGGILSSRLAQASSGYWVAQASGPETPNVKLGFIPIVESAPLIIAQEKGFFAKHGMTGVEVLKQASWPAARDNVVIGSAGGGIDGGQWQMPMAHLIHTGAITNNQPVRMALLCQLITQGNGIAVAGMHTGKGLGLDISGAAEYIKNFPATNGRKFKAAHTFPNVNQDFWIRYWFAAGGIDPDQDIDLLAVPSAETVQGMRNGTMDAFSTGDPWPYRIVADGIGFMAALTHQIWPFHPEEYLAIRADWVEQNPKATQAILMAVMEAQQWCDDPANREELVRILSRRDYLNVPADVLTPPYQGNYEMGDGKPKIQDFNAGPLYWEDGRGSVSYPYKSHDLWFLTESLRWGFHKQFIPDLDTARRLVDEVNREDLWREAAQALGVSNIPSSTSRGTERFFDGVVFDPQDPQAYLNSLKIKKA from the coding sequence ATGAGTTCACGTCGCAACTTCTTGCTGTCCGCTGGAGCAGCAACAGTTGGCGGAATTTTGAGTAGTCGTTTGGCACAGGCCAGTTCCGGTTACTGGGTTGCTCAGGCCAGTGGCCCAGAGACTCCTAACGTCAAGTTGGGTTTTATTCCGATTGTGGAATCTGCCCCCCTGATTATTGCCCAGGAAAAGGGGTTCTTTGCCAAACATGGCATGACTGGCGTGGAGGTTCTCAAGCAGGCCAGTTGGCCTGCAGCGCGTGACAATGTAGTCATTGGTTCAGCGGGTGGAGGCATTGATGGAGGCCAGTGGCAAATGCCCATGGCTCATCTGATTCATACCGGAGCGATTACCAACAACCAGCCTGTCCGTATGGCGCTTTTGTGTCAACTAATTACTCAGGGGAATGGAATTGCCGTGGCAGGTATGCACACTGGCAAAGGACTAGGGCTGGATATTTCAGGAGCAGCAGAGTACATCAAAAACTTTCCGGCCACCAATGGACGTAAGTTCAAAGCTGCCCATACGTTTCCCAATGTGAATCAGGACTTTTGGATTCGCTACTGGTTTGCCGCAGGGGGTATCGATCCAGATCAAGATATTGATCTATTGGCCGTTCCTTCTGCTGAAACAGTGCAGGGTATGCGCAATGGCACCATGGATGCCTTTAGCACCGGGGATCCCTGGCCCTACCGAATTGTAGCGGATGGAATCGGGTTCATGGCAGCTCTGACCCATCAAATTTGGCCCTTCCACCCTGAAGAATATCTGGCTATCCGGGCCGATTGGGTGGAACAAAATCCCAAAGCAACCCAAGCCATTTTGATGGCAGTGATGGAAGCGCAGCAGTGGTGCGATGATCCAGCCAACCGTGAAGAACTGGTGCGCATTCTATCCCGGCGCGACTATCTAAATGTTCCAGCCGATGTGCTAACACCTCCCTACCAAGGTAACTATGAGATGGGAGATGGCAAGCCCAAGATTCAAGACTTTAATGCTGGCCCACTGTATTGGGAAGATGGTCGCGGTAGTGTTTCTTATCCCTACAAGAGTCATGATCTTTGGTTCTTGACTGAAAGTCTACGTTGGGGCTTCCACAAACAATTCATTCCTGATTTGGATACGGCGCGTCGCCTGGTGGATGAGGTAAACAGAGAAGATCTGTGGCGCGAGGCGGCCCAGGCTTTGGGGGTCAGCAACATTCCCAGCAGCACCTCACGGGGTACGGAACGCTTCTTTGATGGGGTAGTGTTTGATCCCCAGGATCCACAAGCCTATCTGAACAGCTTAAAAATCAAGAAAGCCTAA
- a CDS encoding tocopherol cyclase family protein, protein MRFFLSVDPCRPRVLKDPGSLPHAGYHWDGWTQPFFEGWYTRVTLPIARDPTEPANPGSVSFSFMYAINPQQGGMAQVLGPQDQLCWRTFSNPNGFWAERDHLGHRGALREGRCDHNPAGLQDPLTFFQILSSGYQFSAHLNQGILPDPLCSEPIRWLYRIQPHFAYGIPPQATMGIWSYLPIFEPGWQILMAHGLASGWVEWGGQRYEFQQVPAYAEKNWGQSFPRRWFWIQCNAFPEHPGLSLTCAGAERRVLARSEEVALISLHGWGSQPFLEWRPGQAHLTWQVDPWGSWQITGQNAAHCIQLQGHSRQPGQTVFTPGPKGMRRNCRDTLAGHLLMQLWRRNGQVWTQILTAESHQAGLEVGGEHVQTWQGQC, encoded by the coding sequence ATGCGGTTTTTTTTGAGTGTGGATCCCTGTAGGCCGAGAGTCCTCAAAGATCCGGGATCCCTGCCCCATGCGGGCTACCACTGGGATGGCTGGACGCAGCCGTTTTTCGAGGGCTGGTACACCCGAGTTACCTTGCCCATTGCAAGGGATCCAACCGAGCCAGCTAACCCGGGTTCCGTCAGTTTTTCTTTTATGTACGCCATCAATCCGCAGCAGGGGGGCATGGCGCAGGTGTTGGGGCCGCAGGATCAGCTCTGTTGGCGCACGTTCTCCAATCCCAACGGGTTTTGGGCAGAGCGGGATCATCTCGGGCATAGGGGAGCCTTGCGGGAGGGGAGATGTGATCACAACCCCGCCGGACTCCAGGATCCCCTCACTTTCTTTCAGATCCTCTCCAGTGGCTACCAATTCTCTGCCCACCTGAACCAGGGCATTTTGCCGGATCCCCTCTGTTCAGAGCCGATTCGTTGGCTCTACCGCATCCAACCCCACTTTGCCTATGGGATCCCACCGCAAGCGACGATGGGGATCTGGTCTTATTTGCCCATTTTTGAGCCGGGCTGGCAGATCTTGATGGCCCACGGTTTGGCTAGTGGCTGGGTGGAATGGGGGGGGCAGCGGTATGAATTTCAACAGGTTCCCGCCTATGCCGAAAAAAATTGGGGACAAAGTTTTCCGCGTCGCTGGTTTTGGATCCAGTGCAATGCCTTCCCGGAGCATCCCGGCCTCAGCCTCACCTGTGCCGGAGCCGAACGGCGAGTGCTCGCCCGCTCGGAAGAAGTGGCCTTGATCAGCCTGCACGGTTGGGGATCCCAGCCGTTTCTGGAATGGCGACCCGGCCAGGCTCATCTAACTTGGCAAGTGGATCCCTGGGGATCCTGGCAAATCACAGGGCAAAACGCCGCCCATTGTATCCAACTGCAGGGCCATAGCCGACAACCCGGACAAACCGTCTTTACCCCAGGCCCCAAAGGGATGCGGCGCAACTGTCGAGACACCTTGGCGGGGCATTTGCTCATGCAGCTTTGGCGGCGCAACGGCCAAGTCTGGACACAGATCCTCACCGCCGAAAGCCATCAAGCCGGCTTAGAGGTGGGGGGAGAGCACGTTCAAACCTGGCAAGGCCAATGCTGA